From Hartmannibacter diazotrophicus, a single genomic window includes:
- a CDS encoding DUF1328 domain-containing protein, producing MLGWALTFLIVALIAAVLGFGGVAGTAIGIAKLIFFVAIVLFAISLIYGLVTGRRPPTV from the coding sequence ATGCTCGGTTGGGCTCTTACTTTCCTCATCGTCGCGCTGATCGCGGCAGTTCTTGGTTTTGGCGGCGTCGCCGGTACGGCCATCGGCATCGCGAAGCTGATCTTCTTCGTGGCGATCGTTCTCTTCGCCATCTCGCTCATCTACGGCCTTGTCACCGGCCGCAGGCCGCCGACCGTCTGA
- a CDS encoding YqaA family protein, translating into MLRRLYDWTMSLAASRHAVTALGAISFIESSVFPIPPDTLLIPMVIAERRRAWWYATLATISSVLGGIAGYLIGAFLFDQVAWPILTAYGYADKFETFRGWYNDWGVWIVLVAGVTPFPFKVITIASGATGLNMIVFVLASIIARGARFFAVAALLYVFGPPIKDFIERRLGLVFTVAMVLLIGGFVVARYAV; encoded by the coding sequence ATGCTGCGTCGTCTTTACGACTGGACCATGTCGCTTGCCGCGAGCCGTCATGCCGTAACCGCCCTTGGCGCGATCTCCTTCATCGAAAGCTCGGTCTTCCCGATCCCTCCCGATACGCTTCTGATCCCGATGGTGATCGCCGAGCGCCGCCGCGCCTGGTGGTATGCGACGCTGGCCACGATCTCATCGGTGCTCGGCGGGATCGCCGGCTATCTGATCGGCGCTTTTCTCTTCGACCAGGTGGCCTGGCCGATCCTCACCGCCTATGGCTATGCCGACAAGTTCGAGACGTTCCGTGGCTGGTACAACGACTGGGGCGTCTGGATCGTGCTTGTCGCGGGCGTCACGCCCTTTCCCTTCAAGGTGATCACGATCGCCAGCGGTGCGACCGGCCTCAACATGATCGTCTTCGTCCTTGCGAGCATCATTGCGCGAGGCGCCCGCTTTTTCGCGGTCGCTGCGTTGCTCTATGTCTTCGGTCCGCCGATCAAAGACTTCATCGAGCGCCGTCTCGGTCTTGTCTTCACGGTTGCGATGGTGCTGCTGATCGGGGGCTTCGTCGTCGCCCGCTACGCGGTCTAG
- a CDS encoding methyl-accepting chemotaxis protein, whose translation MKLSIRNVLIGLSLVMTTLLLAFGVLSNSSIDALEARLTDVDQHWLPSVSIIHELKTSVADYRIAESTNILSSDPEQAADAQARIEKAAAEIDRDRSIVESLLTTPEERAAYDEFSALWGDYQKLHDQMMEMTAMFRVEDASLFYKQDMATAYQAMTGKLVDLGAMNGQGLQAAFAVSSDVHDRAIMLNTVMTIFGTVIGIGASAFVLFRVSRPLSGLADAIDNVAKGHYDSAIRGTARKDELGTMARAVDSFRTSLAEAEKVREEQSRRDALAAEKAREERSKIADRLMERVGGLAELFLSSSKEVQEAATNMSTTAEQTSQQARAVSQAAENASGNMQTVAASTEELAASVQEINGQVTHSATVADNAYREAETASRHVTTLADAASAIGDVVNLIKGIADQTNLLALNATIEAARAGEMGKGFAVVAQEVKQLASQTAKATDEISLKIGEMQTATGTAVASIEEIVRTIADVKEIAATIAGAVEEQGAATGEIAGNTHRAASGASQVTSNIAGVGQAAEMTGAASGHLMDLSQGLSEKAADLRAAVEGFVQELRAA comes from the coding sequence ATGAAGCTGTCGATCCGAAATGTTCTCATCGGCCTCAGTCTGGTCATGACGACGTTGCTCCTTGCCTTCGGCGTTCTGTCCAACAGTTCGATCGATGCACTGGAAGCCCGTCTGACCGATGTCGACCAGCACTGGCTGCCGAGCGTTTCGATCATTCATGAGCTGAAGACGAGCGTGGCCGACTACCGGATCGCCGAAAGCACCAACATCCTCTCCTCCGATCCCGAGCAGGCGGCCGATGCCCAGGCGCGCATCGAAAAGGCGGCTGCCGAAATCGATCGCGACCGGTCGATCGTGGAATCGCTCCTGACGACTCCCGAGGAACGGGCGGCCTACGACGAATTCTCCGCGCTCTGGGGCGACTACCAGAAACTCCACGACCAGATGATGGAAATGACGGCAATGTTCCGCGTCGAGGATGCATCGCTGTTCTACAAGCAGGACATGGCGACCGCCTACCAGGCGATGACGGGCAAGCTGGTCGATCTCGGCGCGATGAACGGGCAGGGCCTGCAGGCGGCCTTTGCCGTCAGCAGCGACGTGCATGACCGCGCCATCATGCTGAACACCGTCATGACGATCTTCGGCACCGTCATCGGTATCGGCGCGTCTGCCTTTGTCCTGTTCCGCGTCAGCAGGCCGCTGAGCGGGCTTGCCGACGCGATCGACAACGTCGCGAAGGGACACTATGACAGCGCCATCCGGGGCACGGCGCGCAAGGATGAACTGGGCACGATGGCGCGCGCGGTCGACAGCTTCCGCACCTCTCTGGCGGAAGCCGAGAAGGTTCGGGAGGAACAGTCGCGCCGGGATGCGCTGGCCGCCGAAAAGGCGCGGGAAGAGCGCTCGAAGATTGCGGACCGGCTGATGGAACGTGTCGGAGGGCTCGCCGAACTCTTCCTTTCGTCGTCGAAGGAGGTGCAGGAGGCCGCGACGAACATGTCGACGACGGCCGAGCAGACCTCGCAGCAGGCCCGCGCCGTTTCGCAGGCCGCCGAGAATGCGTCCGGCAACATGCAGACGGTCGCCGCCTCCACCGAGGAACTCGCCGCATCCGTTCAGGAAATCAACGGTCAGGTGACCCATTCGGCCACCGTTGCCGACAATGCCTACCGCGAGGCGGAGACCGCCAGCCGCCACGTCACGACGCTGGCCGATGCGGCCTCTGCGATCGGCGACGTGGTCAATCTCATCAAGGGCATCGCCGACCAGACCAACCTTCTGGCGCTCAATGCCACCATCGAGGCGGCAAGAGCCGGCGAGATGGGCAAGGGCTTTGCCGTTGTCGCGCAGGAGGTCAAGCAGCTCGCCTCGCAGACCGCCAAGGCAACCGACGAGATTTCCCTGAAGATCGGCGAGATGCAGACGGCGACCGGTACGGCCGTCGCCTCGATCGAGGAGATCGTCCGCACCATCGCCGACGTCAAGGAAATCGCGGCCACCATTGCCGGGGCCGTCGAGGAGCAGGGTGCAGCCACGGGCGAGATTGCCGGCAACACGCACCGCGCCGCCAGCGGAGCGAGCCAGGTGACGTCCAACATCGCCGGCGTCGGGCAAGCGGCGGAAATGACGGGAGCCGCCTCCGGCCACCTGATGGACCTGTCTCAGGGCCTGTCGGAAAAGGCGGCCGATCTGCGCGCCGCCGTCGAGGGCTTCGTGCAGGAACTTCGCGCTGCCTGA
- a CDS encoding aminotransferase — MKPTNPIFTGMPTTIFEKMSALARETGAINLGQGFPDVDGPEEIRAKAAEVALAGPNQYPSMMGIPELRQAVAAANRRFYGLDIDWQSEVLVTSGATEALADAIFGLVAPGDEVIVIEPFYDSYVPIIRQAGGTPVFVRITPPGWEIDVEALARAFSPRTKAIIINDPMNPAGKVFSHGELQAIADLCLEHDAYVIADEVYEHLTFDGLKHETLMAFPGMRDRVVRIGSAGKTFSLTGWKIGYVTAAPNLLGPVSKAHQFVTFTTPPNLQAAVAHGLAMPDSYFETLASEQARKRDRLSAGLRAAGFEVMACQGTYFVTTDTGPLGLDDDAEACMRLTREAGVVAVPVSAFYAGSAPTRFIRFCFCKRDEVLDAAVDRLAKWLRKAA, encoded by the coding sequence ATGAAGCCGACCAATCCGATTTTCACCGGCATGCCGACGACGATTTTCGAGAAGATGTCGGCGCTGGCCCGCGAGACAGGTGCCATCAATCTCGGTCAGGGCTTTCCGGATGTGGACGGTCCGGAGGAAATCAGGGCAAAGGCCGCCGAAGTGGCGCTGGCCGGCCCGAACCAGTATCCCTCGATGATGGGCATCCCGGAATTGCGGCAGGCGGTCGCCGCCGCAAACAGGCGCTTTTACGGCCTTGATATCGACTGGCAGAGCGAGGTGCTCGTCACCTCCGGGGCGACCGAGGCGCTGGCGGACGCGATCTTCGGTCTCGTCGCACCGGGCGACGAGGTCATCGTCATCGAGCCCTTCTACGATTCCTATGTGCCGATCATCCGCCAGGCCGGCGGCACGCCCGTCTTCGTGCGCATCACGCCGCCGGGCTGGGAGATCGACGTCGAGGCGCTGGCCCGGGCCTTCTCGCCGCGCACCAAGGCCATCATCATCAACGACCCGATGAACCCGGCCGGCAAGGTCTTCTCGCACGGCGAGTTGCAGGCGATCGCCGATCTTTGCCTTGAGCACGACGCCTATGTGATCGCCGACGAGGTCTACGAGCACCTGACCTTCGACGGCCTGAAGCACGAGACGCTGATGGCCTTTCCGGGCATGCGCGATCGGGTGGTCAGGATCGGCTCGGCCGGGAAGACCTTTTCGCTCACCGGCTGGAAGATCGGCTATGTGACGGCCGCGCCGAACCTGCTCGGACCGGTTTCGAAGGCGCACCAGTTCGTAACCTTCACGACGCCCCCCAATCTTCAGGCCGCCGTCGCTCATGGTCTCGCCATGCCCGACAGCTATTTCGAAACGCTGGCGAGCGAACAGGCGAGGAAGCGCGACCGTCTCTCGGCGGGTCTGCGTGCCGCTGGCTTCGAGGTCATGGCCTGTCAGGGCACCTATTTCGTCACCACGGACACCGGCCCGCTCGGCCTCGATGACGACGCGGAGGCCTGCATGCGGCTGACCCGTGAGGCTGGCGTGGTCGCCGTGCCGGTCTCGGCCTTCTATGCCGGATCAGCGCCGACGCGCTTCATCCGCTTCTGCTTCTGCAAGCGCGACGAGGTGCTCGACGCGGCGGTGGACCGTCTTGCCAAGTGGCTCAGGAAGGCCGCCTGA
- a CDS encoding asparaginase, with protein MSNPVLVEVTRGGVVESRHRGSVVVVDADGRDVLALGNVRAPVFPRSAIKAFQALPLIESGAADRFGFGNAEIALACSSHNGEAAHVSTARRMLKACGCDEGCLECGPQAPEREADKARLARLQGRPARIHNNCSGKHSGFIATAMAMGVDPTGYSKRGHPVMDGVIDAVCDMVGDVFAEDYCGLDGCSIPTFAVPLTATAYGFAKFATGAKLGPERTKAVARIREAVFAEPFMVAGTGRFCTRAMTILGKRAFVKTGAEGVFTVALPEQGLGMAIKIDDGATRASEVVTAAVVSTFLKLGDGALDALIHPQVLTRLNEVAGEIRPAEALVKALDAA; from the coding sequence ATGTCCAATCCGGTTCTGGTCGAGGTGACTCGTGGCGGCGTCGTCGAAAGCCGCCATCGCGGGTCCGTTGTGGTGGTCGATGCCGATGGGCGCGATGTTCTGGCGCTCGGCAATGTGCGTGCGCCCGTCTTTCCGCGCTCGGCCATCAAGGCCTTTCAGGCCCTGCCGTTGATCGAGAGCGGCGCTGCCGACCGCTTCGGCTTCGGCAACGCCGAAATCGCGCTCGCCTGTTCGTCGCACAATGGCGAGGCGGCCCATGTGTCGACGGCGCGCCGCATGCTGAAGGCCTGCGGCTGCGACGAGGGCTGTCTCGAATGCGGACCGCAGGCACCCGAACGGGAGGCCGACAAGGCGCGCCTTGCCCGCTTGCAGGGACGCCCGGCGCGCATCCACAACAACTGCTCCGGCAAGCATTCCGGCTTTATCGCGACCGCCATGGCGATGGGCGTCGATCCGACCGGCTATTCCAAGCGAGGCCATCCGGTGATGGACGGGGTCATCGACGCGGTCTGCGACATGGTCGGCGACGTCTTCGCGGAGGACTATTGCGGTCTCGACGGCTGCTCGATCCCGACCTTCGCCGTGCCGCTGACGGCGACGGCCTATGGCTTTGCCAAATTCGCGACAGGTGCCAAGCTTGGGCCCGAACGGACGAAGGCGGTGGCCCGCATTCGCGAGGCCGTCTTCGCGGAGCCCTTCATGGTCGCCGGTACGGGGCGCTTCTGCACGCGCGCCATGACGATCCTCGGCAAGCGGGCGTTTGTGAAGACGGGCGCGGAAGGCGTCTTTACTGTGGCCCTGCCGGAGCAGGGGCTTGGCATGGCGATCAAGATCGACGACGGCGCCACTCGGGCCTCCGAAGTGGTGACGGCCGCGGTCGTCTCGACATTTCTCAAGCTTGGCGATGGCGCGCTCGATGCGCTGATTCATCCGCAGGTGCTGACGCGTCTCAACGAAGTCGCCGGCGAGATCCGGCCCGCCGAGGCACTGGTGAAGGCGCTCGACGCAGCGTGA
- a CDS encoding TIGR03808 family TAT-translocated repetitive protein: MDRRAFLYGTAASIGTGLILTPAHSERSGDGAAVLRGSFTRPEASVQLDEAASENQSRVMQEALDRAGEQGKPLFLPAGRYEVSNIRVPAGVRIIGVAGQSRLVYSGGGKLLYAEDSSSIGLEGIVMDGANRALDDPEGGLLSFRTVADFSMERCSVVGSAGHALALTRVSGRIVGNSLSGAIGSAITSEESAGLSISGNEIGGCGKAGIVIRRWTAADDGTTITNNRIADIATLRGDDQGAGTGILIVQAGGVLVSGNRIADCAENAVKAVASPNVQVVGNSVMRAGRTAILVSDGCDGALISSNIVDGAATGLHLAGPGGPGSSHVCQGNVIRNISGGAEDDRLAGVGLVAETSATITGNVVENAAGIALIAGTDQSADEIVATGNVLRGGRIGIGVSVADTAGHTLLSANMISNTTDGAIRGMLEGEVVTEDLSVASAVRFSNLTIGENRIS; this comes from the coding sequence ATGGATCGCAGGGCGTTTCTTTATGGCACAGCGGCCAGCATCGGCACCGGCCTGATCCTGACGCCGGCTCATTCCGAGCGGTCCGGCGACGGCGCGGCCGTTCTGCGCGGCTCCTTCACGCGGCCGGAGGCGTCCGTCCAGCTGGACGAAGCTGCAAGCGAGAACCAGAGCCGCGTGATGCAGGAGGCCCTCGACCGCGCGGGCGAACAAGGCAAGCCGCTCTTCCTGCCCGCCGGGCGCTACGAGGTCAGCAACATCCGCGTTCCGGCAGGCGTCCGCATTATCGGCGTTGCTGGTCAGTCGCGTCTCGTCTATTCGGGCGGCGGCAAGCTTCTCTATGCCGAGGACAGTTCCAGCATTGGCCTCGAAGGTATCGTGATGGATGGCGCCAACCGGGCGCTCGACGACCCCGAAGGCGGCCTTCTTTCCTTCCGCACCGTCGCCGATTTCTCCATGGAACGCTGCTCTGTCGTCGGCTCTGCCGGCCACGCGCTCGCGCTCACGCGGGTCTCCGGCCGGATTGTCGGCAACAGCCTGTCCGGCGCCATCGGCAGCGCCATCACCAGCGAGGAATCGGCCGGCCTCTCCATCTCCGGCAACGAGATCGGCGGCTGCGGCAAGGCCGGCATCGTGATCCGCCGCTGGACCGCGGCCGACGACGGCACCACCATCACCAACAACCGCATCGCGGACATCGCAACCCTGCGGGGCGATGATCAGGGCGCCGGCACGGGCATTCTCATCGTCCAGGCCGGCGGCGTCCTAGTCTCGGGCAACCGCATTGCCGACTGCGCCGAAAACGCAGTCAAGGCGGTCGCGAGCCCCAACGTCCAGGTCGTCGGAAACAGCGTCATGCGTGCCGGGCGGACCGCCATCCTCGTCAGCGACGGATGCGACGGCGCTCTGATCTCCTCCAACATCGTCGATGGCGCGGCGACCGGGCTTCATCTCGCCGGCCCCGGCGGTCCCGGCAGCTCCCATGTCTGCCAGGGCAATGTGATCCGCAACATCAGCGGCGGCGCCGAGGATGACCGGCTGGCCGGTGTCGGCCTCGTTGCCGAGACCAGCGCGACAATCACCGGCAACGTGGTCGAAAACGCCGCCGGAATCGCGCTCATCGCCGGAACGGATCAAAGTGCGGACGAAATCGTCGCCACCGGCAACGTGCTGCGCGGCGGGCGCATCGGCATCGGCGTTTCCGTGGCCGACACGGCAGGTCACACCCTGCTTTCGGCCAACATGATCTCCAACACGACAGACGGCGCCATCCGGGGCATGCTGGAAGGCGAGGTCGTGACGGAGGATCTCTCGGTCGCCAGCGCCGTGCGTTTCTCCAATCTCACCATCGGCGAGAACCGGATCAGTTGA
- the meaB gene encoding methylmalonyl Co-A mutase-associated GTPase MeaB, with the protein MPAPSTPAVAAPSHVTSRPGPDLDQLADGIRRGDRAMLARAITLVESRKADHQEAARQLLQMLIGETGRSLRIGITGVPGVGKSTTIDQFGSNLTALGHKVAVLAVDPSSTRTGGSILGDKTRMAKLSMDRGAYVRPSPSAGTLGGVAAKTRETMLLCEAAGFDVILVETVGVGQSETTVAEMVDFFLVLMLPGAGDELQGIKKGVLEVADMIAVNKADGEGATRARAAASEYRAALHILSPAAADWTPPVVTISGLANEGLDTLWTEILRYREATTASGRFQKKRADQQVHWMREMILARFHERLSRDKTIRDAISRLEDEVRSGYTAPSLAAAEIASLLSL; encoded by the coding sequence GTGCCTGCCCCCAGCACACCTGCCGTTGCAGCGCCGTCCCACGTCACGTCCCGGCCCGGACCCGACCTCGATCAACTCGCGGATGGCATCCGCCGTGGCGACCGGGCCATGCTGGCGCGGGCGATCACGCTGGTGGAATCGCGCAAGGCCGACCACCAGGAAGCCGCCCGCCAGCTTCTGCAGATGCTGATCGGCGAAACCGGCCGCTCGCTCAGGATCGGCATCACGGGCGTCCCGGGCGTCGGCAAGTCGACCACCATCGACCAGTTCGGCAGCAACCTCACGGCGCTCGGGCACAAGGTCGCCGTCCTCGCGGTCGATCCGTCCTCGACGCGAACCGGCGGGTCGATCCTCGGCGACAAGACGCGCATGGCGAAGCTCTCGATGGACCGCGGCGCCTATGTCCGCCCCTCCCCCTCGGCGGGCACGCTCGGCGGCGTCGCGGCCAAGACGCGCGAGACCATGCTGCTTTGCGAGGCCGCGGGCTTCGACGTCATTCTCGTCGAGACCGTCGGCGTCGGCCAGTCGGAGACGACCGTCGCCGAGATGGTGGATTTCTTCCTCGTGCTGATGCTGCCGGGCGCCGGCGACGAGCTTCAGGGCATCAAGAAGGGCGTCCTTGAAGTCGCCGACATGATCGCCGTCAACAAGGCCGATGGCGAAGGCGCGACGAGGGCGCGGGCGGCTGCGTCCGAATACCGGGCGGCGCTGCATATCCTCTCGCCCGCCGCCGCTGACTGGACCCCGCCGGTCGTCACGATTTCGGGGCTTGCCAACGAAGGCCTCGACACGCTCTGGACGGAGATCCTGCGCTACAGGGAGGCGACAACCGCCTCCGGCCGTTTCCAGAAGAAGCGCGCCGACCAGCAGGTGCACTGGATGCGCGAGATGATCCTTGCCCGCTTCCACGAACGGCTCAGCCGCGACAAGACCATCCGCGATGCCATCTCGCGCCTCGAGGACGAGGTTCGCAGCGGCTATACGGCCCCCTCGCTCGCGGCCGCCGAGATCGCCAGCCTGCTCAGTCTTTGA
- a CDS encoding DUF1131 family protein, with translation MKNVRPAILLRALASAALLSFIAGCASSFEEVNTLPTETLLVMTDSGAGPIGVDTPYSKAAIEAALPGYTVDTVTMASETRTETALAAFHNGLQVLQVLSGRGGKIGAIHGVTHHMTGPNGERIGMTFAEVRQDINQCRVGTGNWRGMPICTARGTSNVTLIFAIPGYEASDALPDANTVATSTLQRIIWTPPQSES, from the coding sequence ATGAAAAATGTGCGTCCCGCGATCCTTCTTCGTGCGCTCGCTTCGGCGGCGCTTCTTTCGTTCATTGCCGGTTGCGCCTCCTCGTTCGAGGAAGTCAACACCCTGCCGACAGAGACCCTGCTCGTGATGACGGACAGCGGGGCCGGGCCGATCGGTGTGGACACGCCCTACTCCAAGGCGGCGATCGAGGCGGCCCTTCCGGGCTACACGGTCGACACCGTCACGATGGCGAGCGAGACACGCACCGAAACCGCGCTGGCCGCCTTCCACAATGGTCTTCAGGTCCTGCAGGTTCTGTCCGGTCGCGGCGGCAAGATCGGCGCCATTCACGGCGTCACCCATCACATGACCGGCCCCAACGGCGAACGCATCGGCATGACCTTCGCCGAGGTCCGCCAGGACATCAACCAGTGCCGCGTTGGCACCGGCAACTGGCGCGGCATGCCGATCTGCACTGCGCGCGGCACATCAAACGTGACGCTTATCTTCGCCATTCCCGGCTACGAGGCATCCGACGCCCTGCCCGATGCGAACACGGTCGCAACGTCGACTCTTCAGCGCATCATCTGGACGCCGCCGCAGTCCGAGAGCTGA
- a CDS encoding heavy metal-binding domain-containing protein, which translates to MIVTTTNTVEGRRIVAYRGLVAGEAILGANVFKDLFASIRDIVGGRSGAYENEMRRARSIAVDEMCAEAESAGANAVIGVDIDYETVGDRGSMMMVTACGTAVILE; encoded by the coding sequence ATGATCGTCACGACAACCAACACGGTCGAGGGACGCCGGATCGTCGCCTATCGCGGCCTCGTCGCAGGCGAGGCCATTCTCGGCGCCAATGTCTTCAAGGACCTCTTCGCCTCGATCCGAGATATCGTGGGTGGGCGTTCAGGCGCCTATGAGAACGAGATGCGCCGGGCGCGTTCGATCGCTGTGGACGAAATGTGCGCCGAGGCAGAGAGCGCCGGCGCGAATGCTGTCATCGGCGTCGACATCGACTACGAGACCGTCGGTGACAGAGGATCGATGATGATGGTCACCGCCTGCGGGACCGCCGTCATCCTCGAATGA
- the sthA gene encoding Si-specific NAD(P)(+) transhydrogenase: MQTYDMIVIGSGPAGRRAAVQSAKLGKKTLVVEKGRRVGGVSVHTGTIPSKTLRETVLNLTGYRERGFYGRAYRVKKDIQSDDLLQRLYKTLDHEVDVLEHQFARNAVETTWGTARFVGPNRVEVTSETGERMEYGAKNVLIAVGTRPFRPEYVPFNGTNVLDSDEIIEIGRLPRTLTVIGAGVIGVEYATIFSALDVKVTLIEPRNSFLDFIDRELIDEFTHELRDRGMAIRLGDKVESIAMADGHPVCTLTGGRLVRSEALLFAAGRVGAIETLNLESVGLAVDHRGRLKVDPKTFETEVPGIYAAGDVIGFPSLASTSMEQGRVAACHAFKMPLPPAPEYFPYGIYAVPEISTVGMTEEEVRQRGIPYECGIARFRETSRGHIMGLNTGMMKMIFSLKTRRLLGVHIVGEGATELIHIGQAVLNLKGTIDYFIENTFNYPTLAEAYKIAGLDAWNRMAGASVVEPATTA, from the coding sequence ATGCAGACCTACGACATGATCGTCATCGGCAGCGGGCCAGCGGGTCGGCGCGCCGCGGTTCAAAGCGCCAAGCTCGGCAAGAAGACGCTGGTCGTCGAAAAGGGCCGCCGCGTCGGCGGCGTCTCCGTGCACACCGGCACCATTCCCTCCAAGACCCTGCGCGAAACGGTGCTGAACCTGACCGGCTACCGCGAACGCGGCTTTTATGGCCGCGCCTACCGGGTCAAGAAGGACATCCAGTCCGACGACCTCCTGCAGCGCCTCTACAAGACGCTCGACCACGAGGTCGACGTCCTCGAACACCAGTTTGCCCGCAACGCCGTGGAAACGACCTGGGGCACGGCGCGCTTCGTCGGCCCCAACCGGGTCGAAGTGACGAGCGAGACCGGCGAGCGGATGGAATACGGCGCCAAGAACGTGCTGATTGCCGTCGGAACCCGCCCCTTCCGCCCCGAATACGTGCCCTTCAATGGCACCAACGTCCTCGACAGCGACGAAATCATCGAGATCGGGCGCCTGCCGCGCACGCTGACCGTGATCGGCGCCGGGGTCATCGGCGTCGAATACGCGACGATCTTCTCCGCACTCGATGTCAAGGTGACGCTCATCGAGCCGCGCAACAGCTTCCTCGATTTCATCGACCGCGAACTCATCGACGAGTTCACGCACGAACTGCGCGATCGGGGCATGGCGATCCGCCTTGGCGACAAGGTGGAAAGCATCGCCATGGCGGACGGCCATCCCGTCTGCACGCTGACCGGAGGCCGCCTCGTCCGCTCCGAGGCGCTGCTCTTCGCGGCGGGGCGCGTCGGCGCCATCGAGACACTGAACCTTGAATCCGTCGGCCTTGCTGTCGACCATCGCGGCCGACTCAAGGTCGATCCAAAGACCTTCGAGACCGAGGTGCCCGGCATCTATGCGGCTGGCGACGTGATCGGCTTTCCGAGCCTTGCCTCCACCTCGATGGAACAGGGCCGCGTCGCCGCCTGCCACGCCTTCAAGATGCCTCTGCCCCCTGCCCCGGAGTATTTCCCCTACGGCATCTATGCCGTGCCGGAAATCTCGACCGTCGGCATGACGGAGGAGGAAGTGCGCCAACGCGGCATCCCCTACGAATGTGGCATCGCCCGCTTCCGCGAGACGTCGCGCGGGCACATCATGGGCCTCAACACCGGCATGATGAAGATGATCTTCTCGCTGAAGACGCGCCGCCTGCTCGGCGTCCATATCGTAGGCGAGGGCGCAACGGAACTCATCCACATCGGCCAGGCGGTGCTCAACCTCAAGGGCACCATCGACTATTTCATCGAGAACACGTTCAACTATCCGACCCTTGCCGAGGCCTACAAGATCGCCGGGCTCGACGCCTGGAACCGCATGGCGGGCGCCAGCGTCGTGGAGCCTGCAACGACGGCCTGA
- a CDS encoding GGDEF domain-containing protein, translating into MIFLLPIYPTMDLWTGVLIGGAVPALLATPMIFALLRLLQKLRHLNVRMRQIAMTDDLTGLLNRRAFMDRAGDKNGRIAEGVGLLLIDVDRFKLINDTFGHASGDMVLVRTAETIREWAGEGSLVARLGGEEFVVLCSSVEAGDTLAIAERIRQEVESGRMLFADHIDVETINIGVACARQGETVNSLLIRADNALYAAKAAGRNRVVPCKEAPPVLNPAEASMPRPPAGQSEPSGCESQLAG; encoded by the coding sequence GTGATTTTTCTCCTGCCGATCTATCCGACGATGGACCTGTGGACGGGGGTCTTGATCGGCGGCGCCGTTCCCGCGCTGCTTGCCACTCCGATGATCTTCGCTCTGCTCCGGCTGCTCCAGAAGTTGCGCCATTTGAATGTCCGGATGCGCCAGATCGCGATGACCGACGACCTCACCGGACTGTTGAATCGTCGCGCCTTCATGGATCGCGCGGGCGATAAAAACGGCCGCATCGCCGAGGGCGTCGGGTTGCTCCTCATCGATGTCGATCGGTTCAAGCTCATCAACGACACGTTCGGCCACGCGAGCGGCGACATGGTGCTGGTGCGAACCGCTGAAACGATCCGGGAATGGGCGGGCGAAGGCAGTCTGGTGGCGCGCCTTGGGGGCGAGGAATTCGTCGTGCTCTGTTCGTCCGTCGAGGCGGGGGACACGCTCGCAATCGCCGAGCGCATCCGCCAGGAGGTTGAAAGCGGGCGAATGCTCTTTGCCGACCATATCGATGTGGAGACCATCAACATCGGCGTTGCCTGCGCGAGGCAGGGGGAGACGGTGAACTCGCTCCTCATCCGTGCCGACAATGCGCTTTACGCCGCGAAGGCGGCCGGCCGCAACCGCGTGGTCCCGTGCAAGGAGGCTCCACCTGTCCTCAACCCGGCGGAGGCGAGCATGCCCCGGCCGCCGGCAGGGCAATCCGAGCCCTCGGGCTGCGAAAGCCAGCTGGCAGGTTGA